In Desulfosudis oleivorans Hxd3, the DNA window CCGGGAATGACCCGCATTCCAGTCTCTGCCTGAAAACCACTGACCCATTCCCGCAGGTCGCTGCGGATAGTGGATACCTCCTGCAGGGCAATAATATCGGCATCCAGCTGATTTATCACCGCCATGGTCCGGGCCGGATCAAACCGGCCGTCCGTACCCACGGATCCGTGAATGTTGTAAGTGGCCAGTTTCAAAAGGGTTGTCACGTTCATTGTCAGGCTGAAATCAGGAGCCGGTGGCAGTGAGGCTGTCGTCCCCGTCAGACCTTCGTTTCAGCCAGCGTATCAGTATGCCGGCCGCGAGGATTACCAGCACGACAGTGGCAACCAGCCACACGGTATTGCCCGGTGCCGGATCCCGAAGTGTCGCGTATGCGCGGTCGGCAATCAGGGTGACGGCTGCCATGCCGGGAACCATTCCCAGCATGGTACCCAGAAAATAGTCGCGAAAATGGATATGGGAGGCGCCGGCCACCAGGTTGACAAGGGTAAACGGGGCCACCGGCACAATACGGACAAACATAACGTTGATCATGCCGTGCCTTGCGATACGGCGACTGATGGTGTTGAGCCTGGAACCGGCCAGTTTCCGAACGGTTTTCCGGCCCAGCTGGTCCCCGGCCCAATACACAAGCATGGCGCTCAATGTGCCGCCGACCAGGGAATACGCAAACCCCGCTACCGGGCCGAAGACGATCACCGTGGCGATAACCAGCAAGGAGAAAGGAAACGCCACAAACCCTGCCAGGACAAACCCCAGCATCACCCACAGGGGCGCTGCCGGCATCTCCCGGACAGTGGTAACAGCCCCGGACAGCACATCCATGTGCAGCCACTCGTTTAAGGGCGTCCACCGCCACATGGCGGCCAGCCCGACAATGCCGCCGATCAGTATCATCCAGGTGAAGATACGCATCCGGGCCGGGGGCTGATACGCCTCGGGCACCATATGCCGAAGCATCAGGTCCGGACGCAACGGGTGTTCCGGATCCAGCACTTCGGTGTCGGGGACCAGGCGGTCGACATCCGGGGACAGATTCAGGGGCAGCCGGTTCAGGTAACGGGTATCCGTGTTATTGAGCTTGCTGATGCAACCGGCCAGGGACTTCTCACGCTCCAGGGCATGGCGCACCTGCCGCGGCGTGCAACCCAGGTGTTCGGCCATCAGCCGGTCACGAACGCCTGCGATAGCATCGCTTGTGCCGGAATTGCCGTCCGCCTCAAAAATGAGATTGCATTCACTGTCAAGGCCCATGGACCGGTTGTTCAGGTTGGCCGACCCCACGGTGATCAGCCGG includes these proteins:
- a CDS encoding VTT domain-containing protein, translating into MTSILETEKNCWRIEHSDRVRFVIDGADYFRLFREALKQAKQTVYILSWDINSRVRLVRNGTDDGYPPRLGDFLNALAEKNPNLHIYILNWDFAMLYTLDRELLPTYQLDWKTHSRIHFHLDGYLAEGASQHQKIVVIDDTVAFTGGLDLTMGRWDTSDHRPDNPLRDRVDKKISRPYHDVMVMVDGEAAGALGELVKERWRKVTGDTPVAHNGRQTGDPWPADVTPDLKNVMAGLARTQCAYREQTEIREIRRFYEDAIRSAQKHVYIENQYFTAPAIGDAIQASLEQPSGPEIVVITPRNTDGWLSQHTMDVLRVRLIKRLKEHDVHQRLHVFYPDGPGLDTSPVNVHAKLMIVDDRLITVGSANLNNRSMGLDSECNLIFEADGNSGTSDAIAGVRDRLMAEHLGCTPRQVRHALEREKSLAGCISKLNNTDTRYLNRLPLNLSPDVDRLVPDTEVLDPEHPLRPDLMLRHMVPEAYQPPARMRIFTWMILIGGIVGLAAMWRWTPLNEWLHMDVLSGAVTTVREMPAAPLWVMLGFVLAGFVAFPFSLLVIATVIVFGPVAGFAYSLVGGTLSAMLVYWAGDQLGRKTVRKLAGSRLNTISRRIARHGMINVMFVRIVPVAPFTLVNLVAGASHIHFRDYFLGTMLGMVPGMAAVTLIADRAYATLRDPAPGNTVWLVATVVLVILAAGILIRWLKRRSDGDDSLTATGS